From a region of the Hippopotamus amphibius kiboko isolate mHipAmp2 chromosome 3, mHipAmp2.hap2, whole genome shotgun sequence genome:
- the PLAC8 gene encoding placenta-specific gene 8 protein, protein MQAQSPVVIVTQPGSGPVPQNSNWQTGMCDCFSDCGVCLCGMFCFTCLACQVASDMNECCLCGTSVAMRTLYRTRYGIPGSICDDYMVTLCCPLCSLCQIKRDINRRRAMRTF, encoded by the exons ATGCAAGCTCAGTCTCCGGTGGTCATTGTAACTCAGCCCGGAAGTGGTCCTGTTCCTCAAAATTCCAACTGGCAGACGGGCATGTGTGATTGCTTCAGCGATTGCGGCGTCT GTCTCTGTGGCATGTTTTGCTTCACGTGCCTTGCGTGTCAAGTTGCATCTGACATGAATGAATGCTGTCTGTGTGGAACAAGTGTCGCGATGAGGACTCTCTACAGGACCCGATACGGCATCCCA GGATCCATTTGTGATGACTATATGGTGACCCTTTGCTGTCCTCTGTGTTCTCTTTGCCAAATCAAGAGAGACATCAACAGAAGGAGAGCCATGCGtaccttctaa